One window from the genome of Echinicola vietnamensis DSM 17526 encodes:
- a CDS encoding lmo0937 family membrane protein, giving the protein MSSLLYLIALILIIGWIFGAFVYSVGGLIHILLVLAVIAVLFRLIGGRSV; this is encoded by the coding sequence ATGAGTTCTTTATTATATTTGATCGCATTGATTTTGATAATAGGATGGATATTTGGTGCCTTCGTATACAGTGTCGGAGGATTAATACATATTTTGTTGGTACTTGCCGTAATCGCCGTGCTGTTCCGCCTTATTGGAGGCCGATCGGTCTAG
- a CDS encoding MutS-related protein, whose amino-acid sequence MKLDLHTTNTSQELRTCKRKIASLALARMILFLGIVALTIIGLTEVRWFLFFFFPMAGLFIYLILLFNLQKDRQAFLQAVANMEDERQRRKERQLADFDGGEAFKDKKHPFSNDLDLFGEHSLFQLINHTTGDGGRKLLAQWMKAPIDPEKAQQRYTAIKELSTHADFIKKFEATGKAFVKEEKSKKPFYDWLKMPNAWRTFYWLPFIAGPIGGIAFLGGWLYLDWPVAYLLIWMLAGTALLGLIFQPLLVAFKNMPDEGDLKTYSIWAQELEQLDFQDPYLKSLQSPVLEGDYRASAALKSLEQRSFMVQNRANMMYMIFDLLFLVDFGVLFSLEQWKQKHASKVQRWEEAFQEWQVLVSLAAFTREEALNCPVSWSDKMILNVSGLKHPLLSPSVCVGNDFNLSSEKQTVLLTGSNMSGKTTFMRTVGINMVLANLGLSPFAKSYESGTFWLFTSMRNTDNLGESVSSFYAELARIKRLLDQAEKQQPVFYLLDEILKGTNTTDRVMGSEALIRQLADSHSKGIISTHDIELAELSDKIPSLVNYSFHSDIKDNEILFDYKIKNGPCPSFNAHKLMELMGIRFQ is encoded by the coding sequence ATGAAACTAGACCTCCACACCACCAATACTTCTCAAGAACTACGTACTTGCAAGCGAAAAATTGCCAGCTTAGCACTGGCCCGGATGATCTTGTTTTTGGGCATCGTGGCCCTGACCATCATCGGCCTCACGGAAGTCAGGTGGTTCTTGTTTTTCTTTTTCCCCATGGCGGGACTTTTCATTTACTTGATCCTACTCTTTAACCTTCAAAAGGACCGTCAAGCATTTCTGCAGGCTGTGGCCAACATGGAAGATGAACGCCAACGAAGAAAAGAACGACAGCTCGCTGACTTTGACGGTGGGGAAGCCTTTAAGGACAAAAAGCATCCTTTTTCCAATGACCTGGACTTGTTTGGTGAGCATTCCCTGTTTCAGCTGATCAACCACACCACTGGAGACGGCGGCAGGAAGTTGCTGGCACAATGGATGAAGGCACCCATCGATCCTGAGAAAGCCCAGCAGCGATATACTGCCATCAAGGAACTCTCTACTCACGCAGATTTTATCAAAAAATTTGAAGCCACGGGAAAGGCATTTGTCAAAGAGGAAAAATCCAAGAAACCGTTTTATGATTGGCTGAAGATGCCAAATGCCTGGAGGACGTTTTATTGGCTGCCATTTATTGCCGGGCCCATTGGGGGCATTGCCTTTTTGGGAGGATGGTTATACCTGGACTGGCCAGTAGCTTACCTTTTGATCTGGATGCTGGCGGGTACAGCACTGCTGGGATTGATCTTTCAGCCCTTACTGGTGGCCTTTAAAAACATGCCCGATGAAGGAGACCTGAAAACCTACAGCATATGGGCCCAGGAATTGGAACAATTGGATTTTCAAGATCCCTATTTGAAAAGCCTCCAATCTCCTGTATTGGAAGGAGACTACCGCGCTTCAGCCGCCTTGAAAAGCTTGGAACAGCGTAGCTTTATGGTGCAGAATCGTGCCAATATGATGTACATGATCTTTGATTTGCTCTTTTTGGTGGATTTTGGCGTCTTGTTTTCATTGGAGCAGTGGAAGCAGAAACATGCCAGCAAAGTACAACGCTGGGAAGAAGCCTTCCAAGAGTGGCAGGTTTTGGTGTCCTTGGCAGCCTTTACCCGAGAAGAGGCCTTGAATTGCCCTGTCAGCTGGTCGGATAAAATGATCCTAAACGTCTCTGGACTCAAGCATCCGTTATTGTCGCCCTCGGTATGCGTAGGCAATGATTTTAACCTATCCTCCGAGAAGCAAACCGTCCTGCTGACTGGCTCCAACATGTCCGGGAAAACCACCTTTATGCGCACGGTTGGGATCAATATGGTACTGGCCAACCTTGGCCTTAGCCCTTTTGCCAAATCCTATGAAAGTGGGACTTTTTGGTTGTTTACCAGCATGAGAAATACCGATAACCTCGGGGAAAGTGTCAGTTCCTTTTATGCTGAGCTGGCCCGCATCAAACGTTTATTGGATCAAGCCGAAAAACAACAACCGGTCTTTTACCTTTTGGACGAAATTTTGAAGGGCACCAATACCACCGACCGGGTCATGGGCAGTGAAGCCCTGATCAGGCAACTGGCAGATAGCCATAGCAAAGGCATCATCAGTACGCATGATATCGAATTAGCTGAATTATCAGATAAAATCCCAAGTTTAGTAAACTATAGCTTTCATAGTGATATAAAAGACAATGAAATCCTTTTTGATTACAAGATAAAAAATGGCCCTTGTCCGAGCTTCAATGCCCATAAATTGATGGAATTGATGGGTATTCGCTTTCAGTAA
- a CDS encoding 5-(carboxyamino)imidazole ribonucleotide synthase, with protein MQDNYQQKTLGIVGGGQLGRMVIQSAINYNIDIHILDPDENAPCKHICHDFSQGKLTDYDTVYAFGKKCDVITIEIENVNTEALEQLAKEGKKVFPQPEIIRLIQDKREQKQFYKEHNIPTADFVLTDTKEDVLSQADFLPAVNKLGKEGYDGRGVQILKTPADLEKAFEAPSLLEKLIDFDKEIAVIVSRNEQGELVAFPPVECAFHPTANLVEFLFAPAQISDAISQASIEVAKEVITKLDMIGILAVEMFVTKSGEILVNEIAPRPHNSGHHTIEANFTSQFEQHLRSVMGMPLGNTGLRTPAAMVNLLGEDGFTGEAVVEGMDEAMKEKGVYLHLYGKKITKPFRKMGHVTILEANVEALKAKALKIKNSIKIKA; from the coding sequence GTGCAAGATAATTATCAGCAAAAAACATTAGGAATAGTAGGAGGAGGTCAGCTGGGGAGAATGGTCATCCAGTCCGCCATCAACTATAACATCGATATCCATATCCTCGATCCAGATGAGAATGCTCCCTGTAAGCACATCTGTCATGATTTCAGCCAAGGGAAGTTAACCGACTATGATACGGTTTATGCATTTGGCAAAAAGTGTGATGTGATCACCATTGAAATCGAAAATGTCAATACTGAGGCACTGGAACAACTGGCCAAAGAAGGCAAAAAGGTTTTTCCGCAACCTGAAATAATCCGCCTGATTCAGGACAAACGAGAGCAGAAGCAATTTTACAAAGAACATAATATCCCTACGGCTGATTTTGTCCTGACGGATACCAAAGAAGACGTACTCTCCCAAGCCGATTTCTTACCCGCTGTCAATAAATTGGGCAAGGAAGGCTATGATGGAAGAGGGGTACAGATTCTGAAGACGCCAGCAGACCTTGAAAAGGCTTTTGAAGCACCCAGCCTATTGGAAAAGCTTATTGACTTTGACAAGGAAATTGCGGTCATCGTTTCCCGAAATGAACAAGGAGAATTGGTGGCTTTTCCACCCGTAGAGTGCGCTTTCCACCCCACTGCAAACCTCGTAGAGTTCCTCTTTGCGCCGGCGCAAATTTCTGATGCCATCAGTCAGGCATCCATCGAAGTGGCCAAAGAGGTGATTACCAAACTGGACATGATCGGTATCTTGGCCGTAGAGATGTTTGTCACGAAGTCAGGAGAAATCCTGGTCAATGAAATTGCTCCCAGGCCCCATAATAGCGGTCACCACACCATCGAAGCCAATTTCACGTCGCAATTTGAGCAGCACTTACGGTCGGTGATGGGCATGCCATTAGGAAACACTGGACTCCGGACACCTGCAGCCATGGTAAACCTTTTGGGAGAGGATGGATTTACCGGTGAAGCAGTGGTAGAAGGAATGGACGAGGCCATGAAGGAAAAAGGCGTTTACCTCCACCTTTATGGAAAGAAAATCACCAAACCCTTCCGAAAAATGGGTCATGTAACTATTTTGGAAGCTAATGTGGAAGCCTTGAAAGCCAAGGCCTTGAAAATAAAAAACAGCATTAAAATAAAAGCATAA
- the nrfA gene encoding ammonia-forming cytochrome c nitrite reductase: MKNWILFLITAVVVFLLAMLAYSIMDRKNEAKYAYQPKVDIGNIEPRDSIWGLNYPRQYQSYMKTKDTSFHSMYNTSGHAAVLEEDPELVILWAGYGFSKEYNQPKGHAHAVEDIRKILRTGAPMEAGEGPMPSTCWTCKSPDVPRLMKEIGVTEFYSKKWSDLGAEVINPIGCADCHNPETMNLTITRPALIEAFEAMGKNINESSYQQMRSLVCAQCHVEYYFAKDAPGKEGAQYLTFPWKDGMDVESMEAYYDELEFSDWVHPISKTPMLKAQHPDYELYSLGVHAKRGVSCADCHMPYKTEGGQKFTDHHIGSPLSNVENSCFVCHREKKEDLITDVFERQRMVKQGAQKLMRLVAMAHIEAGKAWELGAAEDQMKPIQEGIRHAQWRWDYAVASHGAAFHAPLPTNSIITSGTSIIEEARLQLARLLADLGHNKPVEMPDFKDTEALQAYVGMDMEKQRAQKEKFLEEVVPKWLEEGKKREAGYTIEMISNE, translated from the coding sequence ATGAAAAACTGGATTTTATTTTTAATTACGGCGGTAGTGGTTTTCCTTCTTGCCATGTTAGCGTATTCCATCATGGACCGGAAAAACGAGGCCAAATACGCCTACCAACCTAAAGTGGACATTGGGAATATCGAACCTCGGGATTCCATCTGGGGGCTCAATTATCCCCGGCAATACCAGTCCTATATGAAAACCAAAGACACCAGTTTTCATAGTATGTACAATACTTCCGGCCATGCGGCAGTCTTGGAGGAAGATCCCGAGCTGGTGATCCTCTGGGCAGGTTACGGCTTCAGCAAGGAATATAACCAGCCTAAAGGCCATGCCCATGCCGTGGAGGACATTCGGAAGATCCTGCGGACAGGTGCTCCCATGGAAGCAGGCGAAGGTCCTATGCCCAGTACCTGCTGGACCTGCAAAAGTCCCGATGTGCCCCGGCTGATGAAAGAAATTGGCGTGACCGAATTTTATAGTAAAAAATGGTCGGACCTAGGTGCCGAAGTGATCAATCCCATAGGCTGCGCAGATTGTCATAATCCCGAAACCATGAACCTTACCATTACCAGACCAGCATTGATCGAAGCCTTTGAAGCCATGGGCAAAAACATCAACGAATCGAGTTACCAGCAAATGCGAAGCTTGGTTTGTGCACAGTGTCATGTCGAGTATTATTTTGCGAAAGATGCCCCAGGGAAAGAAGGGGCCCAGTATTTGACCTTCCCTTGGAAAGACGGGATGGATGTCGAATCCATGGAGGCCTATTATGACGAATTGGAATTTTCGGACTGGGTACATCCCATCAGCAAAACGCCCATGCTCAAAGCCCAGCACCCGGACTATGAGCTTTATTCCTTAGGAGTACATGCCAAAAGGGGCGTTTCCTGTGCCGACTGTCACATGCCTTATAAAACCGAAGGCGGGCAGAAATTTACGGATCACCATATCGGCTCACCGCTGAGCAATGTGGAAAATTCGTGTTTTGTCTGTCACCGGGAGAAAAAAGAAGACCTGATCACCGACGTCTTTGAGCGGCAGCGGATGGTCAAACAAGGGGCCCAAAAGCTCATGCGTCTCGTTGCCATGGCCCATATCGAAGCAGGAAAGGCTTGGGAACTCGGAGCTGCTGAGGACCAGATGAAGCCTATTCAGGAAGGCATCCGTCATGCCCAATGGCGCTGGGACTATGCGGTGGCCTCTCATGGGGCGGCTTTCCATGCCCCGCTGCCCACGAACAGCATCATCACCTCGGGGACATCCATCATCGAAGAGGCCCGCCTCCAATTGGCCCGTTTACTGGCTGACCTTGGGCATAATAAGCCGGTGGAAATGCCGGATTTTAAAGATACCGAAGCACTCCAGGCATATGTCGGGATGGACATGGAAAAGCAACGGGCACAAAAAGAAAAATTCCTTGAAGAAGTGGTGCCAAAGTGGTTAGAGGAAGGCAAAAAGCGGG
- a CDS encoding ion channel: protein MFQIKNLPFLLERKKYEILVFALIIHLYSGVFFGNLSLYIVYIWPLSILFLGLASVGVFKEKGRWKIFIKNALLALVIILPISHAFLNDHVFFMQVLSLLYVAFFSLIFWEVMKFLIRPSYVNADIIFAAGCGYFLLIEISVFLLQFMFYNHPGSIANVDTTKMANTYMDLIYLASVVQTSIGFGDITPSFHTTRLAVSFLGVLSQLYNVLLVGILISKFSSKINPKK from the coding sequence ATGTTCCAGATAAAAAACCTGCCTTTTCTCCTAGAGCGAAAAAAATACGAAATTTTAGTCTTTGCCTTGATCATCCACCTTTATTCCGGTGTATTCTTTGGCAACCTAAGTTTATACATTGTCTATATTTGGCCCTTGAGCATTTTATTCTTGGGCCTAGCGAGTGTAGGAGTCTTCAAGGAAAAGGGCCGATGGAAAATCTTTATCAAGAATGCCCTGCTGGCCTTGGTCATCATCTTGCCGATTTCGCATGCGTTTTTAAATGACCATGTGTTTTTTATGCAGGTCCTTAGTTTGCTATATGTGGCTTTCTTTTCGTTGATATTTTGGGAGGTCATGAAGTTTCTGATCAGGCCCAGCTATGTCAATGCAGATATCATCTTCGCCGCTGGATGCGGCTACTTTTTGTTGATCGAAATCAGTGTATTTCTACTTCAGTTTATGTTTTACAATCATCCAGGCTCTATTGCTAACGTGGACACCACGAAAATGGCCAACACCTACATGGACCTTATCTACTTGGCCAGTGTGGTGCAGACCTCCATCGGTTTTGGGGACATTACGCCAAGCTTCCACACCACCCGGCTGGCAGTTTCATTTTTGGGCGTTTTGAGCCAATTGTACAATGTTCTGCTAGTGGGAATTCTCATCAGTAAGTTTTCCTCCAAAATCAATCCCAAAAAGTGA
- the purE gene encoding 5-(carboxyamino)imidazole ribonucleotide mutase — protein MSKQVGIIMGSKSDLPIMSEAAKALEELGVQYELTIVSAHRTPRRMIDYAESARQRGIKVIIAGAGGAAHLPGMVASLTSLPVIGVPIKSSNSIDGWDSILSILQMPAGIPVATVALNGAKNAGILAASMVGAYDAKVAENMENFKKELREKVEETARDVELKGWKDTLDD, from the coding sequence ATGAGCAAGCAGGTAGGAATCATCATGGGAAGCAAATCCGATCTCCCCATTATGTCAGAGGCAGCCAAGGCACTGGAAGAGCTAGGGGTACAATACGAACTGACCATTGTCTCGGCACACCGAACTCCGAGAAGGATGATCGACTATGCTGAAAGCGCACGCCAGCGGGGCATAAAAGTGATCATTGCCGGTGCTGGAGGAGCTGCACACCTTCCTGGCATGGTCGCATCACTAACGTCATTGCCGGTCATCGGCGTACCGATCAAATCCTCCAACAGCATCGATGGGTGGGACAGCATCCTGTCCATCTTGCAGATGCCTGCCGGTATTCCTGTGGCAACCGTAGCCTTAAACGGCGCCAAAAACGCAGGTATCCTGGCCGCCTCCATGGTGGGAGCTTACGATGCTAAAGTGGCCGAAAACATGGAGAACTTCAAGAAGGAGCTCCGCGAAAAAGTAGAAGAAACCGCTCGTGATGTAGAATTGAAAGGTTGGAAAGATACCTTGGATGATTAA
- a CDS encoding arylsulfatase: protein MKSTCFQYKDINQAAFFLVVILYLGISPLKHSMAQENTRPNVILIMTDDQGYGDFGFTGNPHVQTPVLDGLAEESMFFDQFYVSPVCAPTRASLMTGRYSLRTGIRDTYNGGAIMATEEVTIAEMLKDAGYRTGIFGKWHLGDNYPSRPMDQGFDESVIHLSGGMGQVGDITTYYQGDSSYFDPVLWHNGQQESYKGYCTDIFTQEAIAFVSDHDGGEKRQPFFVYLSLNAPHTPLQVPDEYYQKYKDIDPTSGLDEAMMPSQEMTESDKEHARRVYAMVENIDDNLGRLFQQLKALSLEENTIVIFMTDNGPQHYRYLAGMRGKKATVYQGGVRTPFLLKYPSKYPSAKTITTAGTHMDVLPTLSALCHAPLPEDRKIDGHSLVPLLEGESVNWADRPLFFYWTRRYPEQYQNMALQKGPLRLVAYADYDAKWDDFQLYDISSDHAEQQDLSRKKPAETQQLKNTLDTLYRELIASPHLIHQPVIEIGHPAENPSILNRNDAGGARDIWSQEEIYGKWYVKSHQGKYTIKFKFLNPVPAGGDMLLEVGPRVFSMQVDTSSDWVTMENVSLEDMKGDFVPFYSVKGKKILPFWVEVKRENDDQ from the coding sequence ATGAAGTCAACTTGCTTTCAATATAAGGACATCAATCAAGCAGCATTTTTCCTTGTCGTTATACTTTACCTTGGCATATCCCCCCTGAAGCACAGCATGGCCCAAGAAAATACCCGGCCAAATGTCATCCTAATCATGACAGACGATCAGGGCTATGGTGATTTTGGATTTACGGGTAATCCACATGTTCAAACCCCGGTATTGGACGGATTGGCGGAAGAAAGCATGTTTTTTGATCAGTTTTACGTCTCTCCCGTTTGTGCCCCGACTCGGGCGAGCCTTATGACGGGAAGGTATTCTTTACGTACTGGCATCAGGGACACATACAATGGGGGCGCCATCATGGCCACCGAGGAGGTGACCATAGCAGAAATGCTCAAAGATGCGGGGTATCGTACAGGTATTTTTGGAAAGTGGCACTTGGGCGATAATTACCCCTCCCGACCGATGGACCAAGGGTTTGACGAATCAGTGATCCATCTATCAGGAGGAATGGGCCAGGTAGGTGATATTACCACCTATTACCAAGGTGACAGCAGCTATTTTGACCCGGTTTTATGGCACAATGGCCAACAGGAATCATATAAAGGATACTGTACCGACATTTTTACCCAAGAGGCAATCGCATTCGTCTCGGATCATGATGGAGGAGAAAAAAGGCAGCCTTTCTTCGTTTACTTGTCCTTAAACGCTCCCCATACTCCGCTACAGGTCCCTGACGAATATTACCAAAAATACAAAGACATCGATCCAACTTCAGGCCTGGATGAGGCCATGATGCCTTCCCAAGAAATGACGGAAAGCGACAAAGAGCATGCCCGCAGAGTATACGCCATGGTCGAAAACATCGATGACAACCTCGGACGGCTTTTTCAACAACTGAAAGCCCTTTCCCTTGAAGAAAATACCATTGTTATCTTTATGACCGACAATGGCCCACAGCACTACCGATACTTGGCTGGGATGCGTGGAAAAAAGGCCACCGTTTATCAGGGAGGGGTAAGAACACCTTTTTTGCTTAAATATCCATCAAAATACCCTTCAGCCAAAACCATTACCACCGCTGGCACGCATATGGATGTGCTTCCGACCTTGTCAGCCCTATGCCACGCCCCACTTCCCGAAGACAGGAAAATTGATGGCCATAGCTTGGTTCCACTTTTGGAAGGAGAATCCGTAAATTGGGCCGATAGGCCACTGTTTTTTTATTGGACGAGAAGGTATCCTGAGCAATACCAAAACATGGCACTCCAAAAAGGCCCCCTCAGGCTGGTGGCCTATGCCGATTATGATGCCAAGTGGGATGACTTTCAGCTCTATGACATCAGTAGTGATCATGCCGAACAGCAGGATCTTAGCCGTAAAAAACCTGCAGAAACACAGCAACTAAAAAACACGCTGGATACCTTGTACCGTGAGTTGATTGCGTCTCCTCACTTGATCCACCAACCGGTGATCGAAATTGGGCATCCAGCAGAAAATCCATCCATCTTAAACAGGAACGATGCCGGCGGAGCACGGGACATCTGGAGTCAAGAGGAAATTTATGGCAAATGGTACGTAAAAAGTCACCAAGGAAAATACACGATCAAATTTAAGTTTCTGAATCCTGTGCCCGCCGGTGGAGACATGCTACTGGAAGTAGGGCCTCGTGTATTTAGCATGCAGGTGGATACCAGCTCCGATTGGGTCACCATGGAGAATGTTTCCCTGGAAGACATGAAAGGCGATTTTGTCCCTTTCTATTCCGTTAAAGGGAAAAAGATTCTCCCCTTTTGGGTGGAAGTGAAAAGGGAAAATGATGATCAATAA
- the nrfH gene encoding cytochrome c nitrite reductase small subunit, with the protein MGFWQTTKRRLFQWNLVPPHRWRKPAIVLVAAIVGLGIYVLKLSNAASYLSDAPQACVNCHLMTPQYITWTHSSHREVAHCNDCHVPHDNVFNKYFFKAKDGLYHASIFTLRKEPEVIRALAPSQAVIQSNCIRCHQDQVTDAKMMVFVEHHKEKRTDRTCWECHRDVPHGKVKSLSSVGYQIEPIKEYAPKDQEVIPAWLRSSMQKQTNQHESND; encoded by the coding sequence ATGGGCTTTTGGCAGACCACAAAAAGGAGGCTTTTTCAGTGGAACCTGGTTCCACCGCATCGCTGGCGCAAACCGGCGATCGTACTGGTGGCGGCGATAGTGGGCTTGGGGATTTATGTGTTGAAGCTCAGTAATGCTGCTTCTTATCTTTCCGATGCCCCCCAAGCTTGTGTCAATTGTCACCTGATGACGCCCCAATACATCACGTGGACCCACAGTTCTCACCGTGAAGTGGCGCATTGTAACGATTGCCACGTGCCTCATGACAACGTGTTTAACAAATATTTCTTCAAAGCAAAGGACGGACTTTACCATGCATCCATTTTTACGCTGAGGAAAGAGCCCGAAGTCATCAGGGCACTGGCGCCCTCCCAAGCGGTGATCCAAAGTAACTGTATCCGCTGCCATCAGGATCAGGTCACTGATGCCAAAATGATGGTTTTTGTGGAGCATCACAAGGAAAAGCGAACCGATCGCACTTGTTGGGAATGCCATCGGGATGTGCCGCATGGCAAAGTCAAAAGCCTTTCGTCGGTAGGCTATCAAATTGAACCCATTAAAGAATATGCTCCCAAAGACCAGGAGGTGATTCCTGCTTGGCTAAGATCCTCCATGCAAAAACAAACCAATCAACACGAATCAAACGATTAG
- a CDS encoding BamA/TamA family outer membrane protein: protein MKNFKFLLPAIILVFSVCQVNGQDTTDSTATQEAHAKKVDFSLMPFLSYNRNLELMFGVIPMMMYKLDPSDSISPKSLSGLSAIYTTNGSYFIAGFNRWYLKEDQWRISLFGLTGDNNSQFFMDDVDTPGFYDYGTKTTIVSVGVQRQIVKAFYGGITYTFSHYDTQYEDNVQPPSTTRTNGLEVNLLLDTRDAVYYPTTGKRSRLRWITYPEGVGNEVSANKILSEYNQYFSMRDDQDVLAARFSGKFGLGDIAFEQQVTVGGKDIRGYSQGKYRGDGLMAFQGEYRYNLNEKMGLVGFAGMATIYGSDTDSFNWKLYPGAGVGYRYRAFKTVKFNIGLDAAVGKDDWGVYFRIGEAF from the coding sequence ATGAAGAATTTTAAGTTTTTGCTTCCTGCTATTATCCTTGTGTTTTCCGTGTGTCAGGTGAATGGACAGGATACTACCGACAGCACTGCCACTCAAGAAGCGCATGCCAAGAAGGTTGATTTCAGCCTGATGCCTTTTCTGAGTTACAACCGTAACCTGGAACTTATGTTTGGAGTCATTCCGATGATGATGTATAAGTTGGATCCATCAGATAGCATTTCTCCAAAGTCCTTGTCGGGATTATCGGCCATTTATACCACGAATGGATCCTATTTTATTGCCGGGTTTAACCGATGGTACCTGAAAGAAGACCAATGGCGGATTTCCCTTTTTGGACTGACCGGCGACAACAATTCGCAGTTCTTTATGGATGATGTCGACACGCCAGGATTTTACGATTACGGAACCAAGACGACCATCGTTAGTGTGGGCGTCCAGCGTCAAATTGTGAAGGCCTTTTACGGGGGCATTACGTATACCTTTTCGCATTATGACACCCAATACGAAGACAATGTACAGCCACCGTCCACCACACGAACCAATGGGTTGGAAGTAAATCTTTTGCTGGATACCCGGGATGCAGTATATTATCCCACTACAGGGAAGCGTTCTCGATTACGGTGGATTACTTATCCTGAAGGGGTGGGCAATGAAGTATCTGCCAATAAAATCCTGTCCGAATACAATCAGTATTTCTCGATGCGGGACGACCAGGATGTCTTAGCCGCGAGGTTTTCGGGGAAATTTGGGCTAGGCGATATTGCCTTTGAGCAACAAGTGACCGTGGGCGGAAAAGACATCCGCGGATACTCCCAAGGCAAATACCGGGGAGATGGCCTGATGGCATTCCAAGGAGAATACCGCTATAACCTGAATGAAAAAATGGGGCTGGTAGGTTTTGCAGGGATGGCCACCATTTACGGTTCGGATACGGATAGTTTTAATTGGAAGCTATATCCAGGCGCAGGAGTGGGCTACCGCTACCGGGCCTTTAAGACGGTGAAGTTTAACATTGGCTTGGATGCAGCCGTGGGCAAGGATGATTGGGGCGTCTATTTCCGAATTGGAGAGGCCTTTTAA
- a CDS encoding helix-turn-helix transcriptional regulator, with translation MERRINNLIELWKEGYSERIKKYQPYQAVQQIKHIASLFSPGDFFYFILNMHNLQLEYVHPSVRNFMEVDPENTTIRELLKCVVPEDMDEVKRKEMVLQDFLDKFRDTHQLPYYKILYMYRMKDRYNRYRTMLLQVNVLSVSSDGTIEHILSVHTDISYLGVAKSDYISFIGLNGQKSFYNVDCQTGKFDETLFETTASSFGSNLTKREQEIIFYFSKGLGAKEIGEALNISEYTVRTHRKNILKKTKQTNMAQLVSLCVMEGLI, from the coding sequence ATGGAAAGACGAATTAATAATCTGATAGAATTGTGGAAAGAGGGATACTCTGAACGGATCAAAAAGTATCAACCCTATCAAGCGGTACAACAGATTAAACATATTGCATCTCTTTTTAGTCCTGGGGATTTTTTCTATTTCATTTTGAACATGCACAATCTTCAGTTAGAGTATGTGCATCCCAGTGTACGGAACTTTATGGAAGTGGATCCTGAAAATACAACGATCCGCGAGCTCCTAAAGTGTGTCGTTCCTGAGGACATGGACGAAGTCAAAAGAAAAGAGATGGTACTCCAGGATTTTCTGGATAAATTTAGGGATACGCATCAGCTCCCATATTATAAAATCCTTTACATGTACCGGATGAAGGACCGTTATAATCGATACCGCACGATGCTGCTTCAGGTAAACGTGCTTTCGGTTTCCAGCGACGGGACCATTGAGCATATCCTAAGTGTCCACACGGACATTTCTTACCTTGGCGTGGCCAAAAGCGATTATATTTCATTTATCGGCCTTAATGGCCAAAAGTCCTTCTATAACGTCGATTGCCAGACGGGAAAATTTGACGAAACCCTTTTCGAAACTACAGCCAGTAGTTTTGGCTCCAACCTCACCAAGAGAGAGCAGGAAATTATCTTTTACTTTTCGAAGGGGCTAGGAGCCAAAGAAATCGGGGAAGCGCTCAATATTTCTGAATATACTGTAAGGACTCATCGAAAGAATATTCTAAAAAAGACCAAGCAAACCAATATGGCCCAACTGGTTTCTTTATGTGTCATGGAAGGATTAATCTAA